The Leucobacter chromiiresistens genome has a window encoding:
- the rpe gene encoding ribulose-phosphate 3-epimerase: MRPPRRRRLSSVTEQRINPSILSADFVNLQSELEAIRTADLVHVDVMDNHFVPNLTMGPPIVERIQAVSPVPLDVHLMIADADRWAPGYAELGAYSVTFHAEAAADPVAVARALRERGARAGIALKPGTAAEPYLDLLPEFDQVLVMTVEPGFGGQAFMPDMMPKLRRFAEARARHGLDVWLQVDGGITADTIGIAAEAGADTFVAGSAVYSGVPEDRIADLRRAAAAHAH; the protein is encoded by the coding sequence ATGAGACCTCCCCGACGCCGTAGGCTGTCCTCCGTGACCGAGCAGCGCATCAACCCGAGCATCCTGTCCGCCGACTTCGTCAACCTGCAGTCCGAACTCGAGGCGATCCGCACCGCCGACCTCGTGCACGTCGACGTCATGGACAACCACTTCGTGCCGAACCTCACCATGGGCCCGCCCATCGTCGAGCGCATCCAGGCGGTCTCGCCGGTGCCGCTCGACGTCCACCTCATGATCGCCGACGCCGACCGCTGGGCGCCCGGTTACGCCGAACTCGGCGCCTACTCCGTGACGTTCCACGCCGAGGCTGCGGCCGACCCCGTCGCCGTGGCGCGAGCCCTCCGCGAACGCGGCGCGCGCGCCGGCATCGCGCTCAAGCCGGGCACGGCCGCTGAACCGTACCTCGACCTGCTGCCCGAATTCGATCAGGTGCTCGTGATGACGGTCGAGCCCGGCTTCGGCGGGCAGGCCTTCATGCCCGACATGATGCCGAAACTGCGCCGCTTCGCCGAGGCGCGGGCTCGGCACGGGCTCGACGTCTGGCTGCAGGTCGACGGCGGCATCACCGCCGACACGATCGGCATCGCGGCCGAGGCGGGAGCCGACACCTTCGTCGCGGGCTCCGCCGTCTACTCGGGAGTGCCCGAGGATCGCATCGCCGACCTCCGGCGGGCGGCCGCGGCGCACGCGCACTGA
- the trpC gene encoding indole-3-glycerol phosphate synthase TrpC: protein MLEDLLAGSLEDAASRRQQRPYSVVEAEALAARPALDALAALAPAEHMKVIAEVKRASPSRGDLAAIAQPQELATQYEAGGASAVSVLTEERKFKGSLADLEAVRKAISIPVLRKDFIGDEYQVLEARAAGADLVLLIVAALPQERLVRLHDVIRELGMTPLVEAHSAEEVARAVDLGAQLVGVNARDLRTFELDRDLFGNVADQIPAGVIRVAESAVLSVADVEHYREAGADAVLVGEALVTNDPIATLQTYLNV, encoded by the coding sequence GTGCTCGAAGATCTTCTCGCCGGATCGCTCGAGGACGCCGCGTCGCGTCGTCAGCAGCGTCCCTACTCCGTCGTCGAGGCCGAGGCCCTCGCGGCGCGGCCGGCCCTCGATGCGCTCGCGGCCCTCGCGCCGGCCGAGCACATGAAGGTGATCGCCGAGGTGAAGCGCGCGAGCCCGTCGCGAGGCGACCTCGCGGCGATCGCGCAGCCGCAGGAGCTCGCCACGCAGTACGAGGCGGGCGGCGCGAGCGCGGTGAGCGTGCTCACCGAGGAGCGCAAGTTCAAGGGCTCGCTCGCAGATCTCGAGGCGGTGCGCAAGGCGATCAGCATCCCGGTGCTGCGCAAGGACTTCATCGGCGACGAGTACCAGGTGCTCGAGGCCCGGGCCGCGGGCGCGGACCTGGTGCTGCTCATCGTCGCCGCGCTGCCGCAGGAACGCCTGGTGCGGCTCCACGACGTCATCCGCGAGCTCGGCATGACCCCTCTCGTCGAGGCGCACAGCGCCGAGGAGGTGGCCCGCGCCGTCGATCTCGGAGCGCAGCTCGTCGGCGTCAACGCGCGCGACCTGCGCACGTTCGAGCTCGATCGGGACCTCTTCGGAAACGTGGCGGATCAGATCCCCGCGGGCGTGATCCGCGTCGCCGAGTCGGCGGTGCTGAGCGTCGCCGATGTGGAGCACTACCGGGAAGCCGGCGCCGACGCGGTGCTCGTGGGCGAGGCGCTCGTGACGAACGATCCCATCGCGACGCTGCAGACGTACCTGAACGTCTGA
- the hisG gene encoding ATP phosphoribosyltransferase — protein MLRIAVPNKGSLSDTAAEMLAEAGYSGRRDSRKLVHTDARNQVEFFYLRPKDIATYVGSGALDVGITGRDLLLDSGSAAREIAALDFGDSTFRFAAPAGSGFAELADLSGKRVATSYPKLVDDFLRARGVEAEHVKLDGAVESAVQLGVADAVADVVSTGATLRAAGLEIFGPVILESTAVLIGGPNSHPDIDRLLRRLQGVLVARKYVLMDYDLPVEQLEAASRIAGGMESPTVSPLHDERWVAVRVMVPADDANEIMDRLYDLGARAILVTAIHAARL, from the coding sequence ATGCTCCGCATCGCCGTTCCCAACAAGGGATCGCTCTCCGACACCGCCGCCGAGATGCTGGCCGAAGCCGGCTACTCGGGCCGCCGCGACAGCCGCAAGCTCGTGCACACCGACGCCCGCAACCAGGTGGAATTCTTCTACCTGCGCCCGAAGGACATCGCGACGTACGTCGGTTCGGGCGCCCTCGACGTCGGCATCACGGGCCGCGATCTGCTGCTCGACTCCGGCTCGGCGGCGCGCGAGATTGCGGCGCTCGACTTCGGCGACTCCACCTTCCGATTCGCAGCCCCGGCGGGGAGCGGCTTCGCCGAACTCGCCGACCTCTCAGGCAAGCGCGTCGCAACGAGCTACCCCAAGCTCGTCGACGACTTCCTCCGCGCCCGCGGCGTCGAGGCCGAGCACGTGAAGCTTGACGGCGCAGTGGAATCGGCTGTGCAGCTCGGCGTCGCCGATGCCGTGGCCGATGTCGTGTCGACCGGCGCCACCCTCCGCGCGGCGGGCCTCGAGATCTTCGGCCCGGTCATCCTCGAATCGACTGCGGTGCTCATCGGCGGGCCCAACTCGCACCCCGACATCGACCGGCTGCTGCGACGCCTGCAAGGCGTGCTTGTGGCGCGCAAGTACGTGCTCATGGACTACGACCTCCCGGTCGAGCAGCTCGAGGCGGCGTCACGGATCGCCGGCGGCATGGAGTCGCCCACCGTATCTCCGCTGCACGACGAGCGCTGGGTCGCGGTGCGCGTCATGGTGCCCGCCGACGACGCGAACGAGATCATGGACCGTCTCTACGACCTGGGCGCCCGCGCGATCCTCGTGACCGCGATTCACGCGGCGCGGCTCTGA
- a CDS encoding RsmB/NOP family class I SAM-dependent RNA methyltransferase has product MSGGARMSGGARGSGGGQRRTGGGQRRTGGGGGGRISPARLVAYEVLQDVEERDSYANLALPGRIRDAGLDARDAGLATELAAGALRWRGRYDRIIELAAGREIERIDARTRTVLRLGAHQLLGMRTAAHAAVNESVELQRRVGNRAAAGFVNGVLRSIGRASNDEWDARIADAATSANDARAALASHPTWIIRALQDALRAEGREAELDALLAADNDAPRVSLAILPGAGVTVAEAAMAAAESGATATGPSPLGVEIGAGDPARAIAVSGARPGYARVQDQGSQLAALALTRVRPVRRGERWLDLCAGPGGKTAVLGAEALAAGARVRANEVSEHRAELVRRSVSGVADAVEVVSYDGRGDEAYGGQTFDRILVDAPCSGLGALRRRPEARWRKQPSDLPELTRLQAELLRQATAHLAPGGVLAYVTCSPHLAETRVTLDRLLRDHPELREIDARAVVGEVARSEIDLAGASLSVQLWPHRHGTDAMFIALVERRATGA; this is encoded by the coding sequence ATGAGCGGGGGCGCTCGCATGAGCGGCGGTGCGCGCGGCAGCGGCGGCGGGCAGCGCCGCACCGGCGGGGGGCAGCGCCGCACTGGCGGTGGCGGTGGCGGCCGGATCTCGCCGGCCCGTCTCGTGGCGTACGAGGTGCTGCAGGATGTCGAGGAGCGCGATTCGTACGCGAACCTCGCGCTGCCCGGGCGCATCCGAGATGCGGGGCTCGACGCCCGCGATGCCGGCCTCGCCACCGAGCTCGCGGCCGGAGCGCTGCGCTGGCGCGGTCGGTACGACCGCATCATCGAACTGGCCGCGGGGCGCGAGATCGAGCGCATCGACGCGCGCACGCGCACGGTGCTGCGGTTGGGCGCGCATCAGCTGCTCGGCATGCGCACGGCCGCGCACGCCGCGGTGAACGAGAGCGTCGAGCTGCAGCGGCGCGTGGGCAACCGCGCGGCAGCCGGCTTCGTGAACGGGGTGCTGCGGAGCATCGGCCGCGCATCGAACGACGAGTGGGACGCGCGGATCGCCGACGCCGCGACGAGCGCGAACGACGCGCGCGCGGCACTCGCGTCGCACCCGACGTGGATCATCCGGGCCCTGCAGGATGCGCTGCGCGCGGAGGGGCGGGAGGCCGAGCTGGACGCACTGCTCGCTGCCGACAACGACGCCCCGCGCGTCAGCCTCGCGATCCTGCCCGGCGCCGGCGTCACCGTCGCGGAGGCGGCGATGGCCGCAGCCGAGTCGGGTGCGACCGCGACCGGCCCCTCCCCGCTCGGAGTGGAGATCGGCGCGGGCGATCCCGCGCGTGCGATCGCAGTCAGCGGTGCCCGACCCGGCTACGCGCGCGTGCAGGATCAGGGATCGCAGCTCGCCGCGCTGGCCCTCACGCGGGTGCGTCCGGTGCGCCGCGGGGAGCGGTGGCTCGACCTCTGCGCCGGCCCGGGAGGCAAGACGGCGGTGCTCGGCGCGGAGGCGCTCGCTGCGGGGGCGCGCGTGCGCGCGAACGAGGTCTCCGAGCATCGCGCTGAGCTGGTGCGGAGGTCGGTGAGCGGCGTCGCGGACGCCGTCGAGGTGGTCTCCTACGACGGCAGGGGCGACGAGGCCTACGGCGGGCAGACGTTCGACCGCATTCTCGTGGACGCCCCGTGCTCCGGCCTCGGCGCGCTGCGCCGCCGCCCCGAGGCGCGCTGGCGCAAGCAGCCGTCCGATCTCCCCGAGCTGACCCGCCTGCAGGCGGAGCTGCTGCGGCAGGCGACCGCGCACCTGGCGCCGGGGGGAGTGCTCGCCTACGTCACCTGCTCGCCGCACCTCGCGGAGACCCGCGTCACGCTGGATCGCCTGCTCCGAGACCACCCCGAGCTGCGCGAGATCGACGCGCGAGCGGTGGTGGGCGAGGTCGCGCGCTCGGAGATCGATCTCGCCGGCGCGTCGCTGAGCGTGCAGCTCTGGCCCCACCGGCACGGCACCGACGCGATGTTCATCGCGCTCGTGGAACGGCGGGCGACCGGCGCCTAG
- the hisF gene encoding imidazole glycerol phosphate synthase subunit HisF encodes MSIATRVIPCLDVSGGRVVKGVNFLNLRDAGDPVELAARYAAQGADELTFLDVTATVDDRSTTYDVVRRTAEQVFIPLTVGGGVRGPEDVARLLGVGADKIGINSGAIARPAVIGEIADRFGAQVLVLSLDVKRSPRTPSGFVVTTHGGKRETDLDALEWCREAVERGAGELLVNSMDADGTLAGFDLELTALVREVSPVPIIASGGAGRLEHFAPAVDAGADAVLAASVFHDGTFTIGEVKSALAEAGCSVRTAVAGAES; translated from the coding sequence ATGTCGATCGCAACCCGCGTCATCCCCTGCCTCGACGTGTCGGGCGGGCGCGTCGTCAAAGGCGTCAACTTCCTGAATCTGCGCGACGCCGGCGACCCGGTCGAGCTCGCGGCGAGATACGCCGCCCAGGGGGCGGATGAGCTGACCTTCCTCGACGTCACCGCGACGGTCGACGACCGCTCGACCACGTACGACGTCGTGCGCCGCACCGCGGAGCAGGTGTTCATCCCGCTGACGGTGGGCGGCGGCGTGCGCGGGCCGGAGGACGTCGCGAGACTCCTCGGCGTCGGCGCCGACAAGATCGGGATCAACAGCGGTGCGATCGCGCGTCCCGCGGTGATCGGCGAGATCGCCGACCGGTTCGGCGCCCAGGTGCTCGTGCTCTCCCTCGACGTGAAGCGCAGTCCGCGCACGCCGTCGGGCTTCGTCGTCACCACGCACGGAGGCAAGCGCGAGACGGACCTCGATGCGCTGGAGTGGTGCCGCGAGGCGGTCGAGCGGGGCGCCGGCGAGCTGCTCGTGAACTCGATGGACGCGGACGGCACGCTCGCGGGGTTCGACCTGGAGCTCACGGCCCTCGTCCGCGAGGTCTCGCCGGTGCCGATCATCGCGTCGGGCGGCGCGGGGCGCCTGGAGCACTTCGCGCCCGCAGTCGACGCGGGCGCCGACGCGGTGCTCGCAGCCTCGGTCTTCCACGATGGCACGTTCACGATCGGCGAGGTCAAGTCGGCGCTCGCCGAGGCGGGCTGCAGCGTGCGGACCGCCGTCGCGGGGGCGGAGTCGTGA
- a CDS encoding Trp biosynthesis-associated membrane protein, whose protein sequence is MRRKPLTIAGVALTGALGLLAGSQTWISFMLDGTHSLETVAGHEVNAAVSPISIAIVAAALALTIAGPVFRRALGVLVVLLGAGLAALTISVLVAPLAAITGTITDLTGISGDATTSLVLWSSMSPWAWVCVAAGVLAALLGLVVALLGGAWASGGRKYGAAANAAGSAADSDAPDRISDWDALSEGDDPSDAGDDRGDGDGDRRGDFGDREGDAGR, encoded by the coding sequence ATGCGTCGTAAACCGCTCACCATCGCCGGCGTCGCGCTGACGGGCGCGCTTGGGCTGCTCGCCGGATCGCAGACGTGGATCTCCTTCATGCTCGACGGCACGCACAGCCTCGAGACCGTCGCCGGTCACGAGGTGAACGCCGCCGTGTCGCCGATCTCCATCGCGATCGTCGCTGCAGCCCTCGCTCTCACCATCGCCGGCCCGGTCTTCCGGCGCGCGCTCGGCGTGCTGGTCGTGCTGCTCGGCGCGGGCCTGGCGGCGCTCACGATCAGCGTGCTCGTCGCGCCGCTCGCCGCGATCACCGGCACGATCACCGACCTCACGGGCATCTCGGGCGACGCCACCACGTCGCTCGTCCTGTGGAGCAGCATGTCGCCGTGGGCGTGGGTGTGCGTGGCGGCCGGCGTGCTGGCCGCGCTCCTGGGGCTCGTCGTCGCCCTGCTCGGCGGAGCGTGGGCCTCGGGGGGCCGCAAGTACGGCGCAGCGGCGAACGCCGCCGGGAGCGCCGCGGATTCGGATGCTCCGGATCGGATCTCGGATTGGGATGCGCTCTCGGAGGGCGACGACCCGAGCGACGCCGGCGACGACCGCGGCGACGGCGACGGCGACCGTCGCGGCGACTTCGGCGACCGAGAGGGCGACGCCGGCCGGTGA
- a CDS encoding methionyl-tRNA formyltransferase produces MRIVFAGTPEFAVPSLAALRAAGHEIAGVITREDAPLGRKRVLTPSPVAVAAEALRIPVLRANRLDEAATEWVRGLGADLGVIVAYGGLVREPLLSLPELGWINLHFSELPRWRGAAPVQRALEAGEQRLGVTVFRLVEALDAGDVLARDAREFAAGTTAGEALTELASFGTTALARAVAALAENPGAGEAQHGEATYARKLSRDDGRLRLDGDSRAVLAQWAGMTPEPGAYALHEDAPLKVLELRAAPVGASVADAGAVDGVGAVSLQDGRAMLALRDGALELVRVQPAGKPAMDGAAWLRGRGGSAVLA; encoded by the coding sequence ATGCGGATCGTCTTTGCCGGAACCCCCGAGTTCGCCGTACCCAGTCTTGCAGCGCTCCGCGCCGCGGGCCACGAGATCGCGGGTGTGATCACTCGCGAGGACGCGCCGCTCGGGCGCAAGCGCGTGCTGACCCCGTCGCCCGTGGCCGTCGCCGCCGAAGCGCTCCGCATTCCGGTGCTCCGCGCGAACCGGCTCGATGAGGCCGCAACGGAGTGGGTGCGGGGGCTCGGCGCCGACCTCGGCGTCATCGTGGCCTACGGCGGGCTCGTGCGCGAGCCGCTCCTGAGCCTGCCGGAGCTCGGCTGGATCAACCTCCACTTCTCGGAACTGCCCCGGTGGCGGGGTGCGGCTCCGGTGCAGCGGGCGCTCGAAGCCGGCGAGCAGCGCCTCGGGGTCACCGTGTTCCGCCTGGTCGAAGCGCTCGACGCCGGCGACGTGCTGGCGCGGGACGCGCGCGAGTTCGCAGCGGGCACCACCGCGGGGGAGGCGCTGACCGAGCTCGCGTCGTTCGGTACGACGGCTCTTGCGCGCGCCGTGGCGGCCCTCGCCGAGAACCCCGGGGCAGGTGAGGCGCAGCACGGCGAGGCGACCTACGCGCGGAAGCTCTCCCGAGACGACGGCCGACTGCGGCTGGACGGCGACAGCCGCGCGGTGCTCGCGCAGTGGGCCGGCATGACCCCGGAGCCCGGAGCGTACGCGCTGCACGAGGATGCCCCGTTGAAGGTGCTCGAACTGCGCGCGGCACCGGTGGGCGCAAGTGTCGCAGACGCGGGCGCGGTCGACGGGGTCGGCGCGGTATCGCTGCAGGACGGCCGGGCGATGCTCGCGCTGCGCGACGGCGCCCTCGAACTCGTGCGCGTGCAACCGGCCGGGAAGCCGGCGATGGACGGCGCGGCCTGGTTGCGCGGGCGCGGCGGAAGCGCGGTGCTCGCATGA
- a CDS encoding MFS transporter: MRTFLHVLVNTAVANLTTNFLWFAVVFWVYLETRSILATGVLGAVYMILIAVCSMWFGSLVDRMRKQRVMLVSATASLVAFVTGCVIFFGVPQSELLRLDRPWFWLFTLIVLAGCVVELLRNLALATTVTLLVPTERHANANGLVGTVQGLAFIATSVFSGLSVGLLGMGGTIIIATVFVGAPILHLLALRIPEPEIVHDPTRSAVDFRGGMAAMLTVPGLIALVFFSTLNNLSGGVFMALLDPYGLELFSVEVWGIVFGIASTGFIVGGAVVAKWGLGKNPIRTMLVLAGLLGVLGMVFTLRDWPWLFIAGIWLFMAMMPAVEAAEQTVIQKVVPFEKQGRVFGLAMTFEAAAAPITSLLIAPIAEFWVVPYMEQPAGAAQWGWLLGEGESRGIALIFVWAGAAMVLVAAGAFGTRAYRVLSRSFAAAPAAPAPAPAAPAPAEPAPASDETSPTP, encoded by the coding sequence ATGCGCACCTTCCTGCACGTGCTCGTGAACACCGCGGTGGCCAACCTCACCACGAACTTCCTCTGGTTCGCCGTCGTGTTCTGGGTGTACCTCGAGACGCGCAGCATTCTCGCGACGGGTGTGCTCGGCGCGGTCTACATGATCCTCATCGCCGTGTGCTCGATGTGGTTCGGATCGCTCGTCGACCGCATGCGCAAGCAGCGGGTCATGCTCGTCTCCGCCACCGCGTCGCTCGTGGCGTTCGTCACGGGGTGCGTGATCTTCTTCGGCGTACCGCAGAGCGAGCTGCTCCGGCTCGATCGCCCCTGGTTCTGGCTGTTCACGCTCATCGTGCTCGCGGGGTGCGTCGTCGAGCTGCTGCGCAACCTCGCGCTGGCGACGACCGTGACCCTGCTCGTACCGACCGAGCGGCACGCCAACGCGAACGGGCTCGTCGGCACAGTGCAGGGCCTCGCGTTCATCGCCACGAGCGTCTTCAGCGGGCTCTCGGTGGGACTGCTCGGGATGGGCGGCACCATCATCATCGCCACCGTGTTCGTGGGCGCGCCGATCCTCCATCTGCTCGCGCTCCGCATCCCGGAGCCCGAGATCGTGCACGATCCGACCCGAAGCGCAGTCGACTTCCGCGGCGGAATGGCCGCGATGCTCACGGTCCCCGGTCTGATCGCCCTCGTGTTCTTCTCGACGCTCAACAACCTCTCCGGCGGCGTGTTCATGGCGCTGCTCGACCCGTACGGGCTCGAACTGTTCTCTGTCGAGGTGTGGGGCATCGTGTTCGGCATCGCCTCGACGGGATTCATCGTCGGCGGCGCCGTCGTCGCGAAGTGGGGGCTCGGGAAGAACCCGATCCGCACGATGCTCGTGCTCGCCGGGCTGCTCGGCGTGCTCGGCATGGTGTTCACGCTGCGCGACTGGCCGTGGCTGTTCATCGCCGGAATCTGGCTCTTCATGGCGATGATGCCCGCGGTGGAGGCGGCGGAGCAGACCGTCATCCAGAAGGTCGTGCCGTTCGAGAAGCAGGGGCGTGTCTTCGGGCTCGCGATGACCTTCGAGGCGGCCGCGGCGCCGATCACCTCGCTGCTGATCGCCCCCATCGCGGAGTTCTGGGTCGTGCCGTACATGGAGCAGCCCGCCGGAGCCGCGCAGTGGGGCTGGCTGCTCGGGGAGGGGGAGAGCCGCGGCATCGCGCTCATCTTCGTGTGGGCCGGAGCGGCGATGGTGCTGGTCGCCGCTGGCGCCTTCGGCACGCGCGCATACCGGGTGCTCTCCCGAAGCTTCGCCGCTGCGCCCGCCGCGCCCGCGCCCGCGCCCGCGGCACCCGCGCCTGCGGAGCCGGCCCCGGCGTCCGATGAGACCTCCCCGACGCCGTAG
- a CDS encoding anthranilate synthase component I — MSLTTTRAAFDAALASHAVIPVCREIFADADTPVGIYRKVAGSRPGTFLLESAEQGGVWTRFSFVGAGSFGVLGERDGAAHWSPDPAFDVSAERLLPGGVDSLAPVAALSALYERWRSPQVAGLPPLASGFVGYLGWETVRQFEKLDGAPAVGSGLPTQGLSFVSELVVIDHREGSVVLLANVLNDAALDGAALDDAATNDLAAGDAASVDVAAVEAADAQWARAQARLDALQAALSAPEPSPLSSVDRAATAQPHRLTSTPEFLATVETAKRYIVDGDIFQVVPSQRFDQECAADPLDVYRVLRHLNPSPYLYLLQLEDAAGEPFSVVGSSPEALVTVQESGHVLTHPIAGSRPRGASIEEDQQHERDLLADEKERAEHLMLVDLARNDLLRVCEPGSVEVTEFMRIERFSHIMHIVSSVEGRKRADANPIDVFRATFPAGTLSGAPKPRALQIIDELEPVQRGVYGGVVGYFGLGGAADLAIAIRTATIKNGVAMVQAGAGVVADSVPETEDAECRSKAAAPLRAIAIANTLRTLGETVDAS, encoded by the coding sequence GTGAGCCTGACCACCACGCGCGCCGCGTTCGACGCCGCGCTCGCCTCCCACGCTGTGATCCCCGTCTGCCGCGAGATCTTCGCGGACGCCGACACGCCCGTCGGCATCTACCGGAAGGTCGCCGGGTCGCGGCCCGGCACATTCCTGCTGGAATCGGCGGAGCAGGGCGGGGTGTGGACGCGGTTCAGCTTCGTCGGGGCCGGAAGCTTCGGGGTGCTCGGGGAGCGAGACGGTGCGGCGCACTGGTCTCCCGATCCTGCGTTCGACGTCTCCGCCGAGCGTCTGCTGCCCGGGGGCGTCGACTCCCTGGCGCCGGTGGCCGCGCTCAGCGCGCTGTACGAGCGGTGGCGGTCGCCGCAGGTGGCCGGGCTTCCGCCGCTCGCGAGCGGATTCGTCGGCTATCTCGGCTGGGAGACGGTGCGCCAGTTCGAGAAGCTCGACGGAGCCCCCGCGGTCGGATCGGGCCTCCCGACGCAGGGGCTCAGCTTCGTCTCGGAGCTCGTCGTCATCGATCACCGCGAGGGCAGCGTCGTGCTGCTCGCGAACGTGCTCAACGACGCCGCCCTCGACGGTGCCGCCCTCGACGACGCCGCGACCAACGATCTCGCGGCCGGCGATGCAGCGTCCGTCGATGTCGCGGCCGTCGAGGCGGCGGACGCGCAGTGGGCCCGCGCGCAGGCTCGCCTCGACGCGCTGCAGGCGGCGCTCTCCGCGCCCGAGCCGTCTCCGCTGAGCTCGGTCGATCGCGCAGCGACGGCGCAGCCGCACCGGTTGACGAGCACGCCGGAGTTCCTGGCGACCGTCGAGACCGCGAAGCGCTACATCGTCGACGGCGACATCTTCCAGGTGGTGCCATCGCAGCGCTTCGACCAGGAGTGCGCCGCGGATCCGCTCGACGTGTACCGGGTGCTCCGCCATCTGAACCCGAGCCCGTACCTCTACCTGCTGCAGCTCGAAGACGCAGCGGGCGAGCCGTTCTCGGTCGTGGGGTCGAGCCCCGAGGCGCTGGTGACGGTTCAGGAGAGCGGGCACGTGCTGACGCACCCGATCGCGGGGTCGCGGCCGCGCGGGGCGAGCATCGAGGAGGATCAGCAGCACGAGCGCGATCTGCTCGCCGACGAGAAGGAGCGGGCCGAGCATCTCATGCTCGTCGATCTCGCGCGGAACGACCTGCTGCGGGTCTGCGAGCCGGGCTCCGTCGAGGTGACGGAGTTCATGCGCATCGAGCGCTTCAGCCACATCATGCACATCGTGTCGAGCGTCGAGGGTCGGAAGCGCGCTGACGCGAACCCCATCGACGTGTTCCGCGCGACCTTCCCGGCGGGCACGCTCTCGGGGGCGCCGAAGCCGCGCGCGCTGCAGATCATCGACGAGCTCGAGCCGGTGCAGCGGGGCGTCTATGGGGGCGTCGTCGGGTACTTCGGGCTCGGGGGAGCCGCGGATCTCGCCATCGCGATCCGCACCGCGACGATCAAGAACGGCGTCGCGATGGTGCAGGCGGGGGCCGGGGTGGTCGCCGACTCCGTACCGGAGACCGAGGATGCGGAGTGCCGCAGCAAGGCGGCAGCTCCGCTGCGGGCGATCGCCATCGCGAACACGCTCCGCACGCTCGGGGAGACCGTCGATGCGTCGTAA
- a CDS encoding DUF6704 family protein produces MSTQHGDPGHGDSPAAWTAVVVMLIGIAAGTVFFFLDMPVLVWACVGVVVVGALLGWILSKAGYGVNGPKFTPPAHD; encoded by the coding sequence ATGAGTACCCAGCACGGAGACCCCGGCCACGGCGATTCGCCGGCGGCATGGACAGCGGTCGTGGTGATGCTGATCGGCATCGCCGCCGGCACCGTCTTCTTCTTCCTTGACATGCCCGTCCTCGTATGGGCGTGCGTGGGAGTCGTCGTCGTCGGCGCACTGCTCGGGTGGATCCTCTCGAAGGCCGGATACGGTGTGAACGGACCGAAGTTCACCCCTCCCGCGCACGACTGA
- a CDS encoding phosphoribosyl-ATP diphosphatase — MKSFEALFSELSEKAAARPAGSDTVARLDAGVHTIGKKIVEEAAEVWMAAEHESDEACAEEISQLLYHLQVLMLAKGMTLEDVYAHL; from the coding sequence GTGAAATCGTTCGAAGCGCTCTTCTCCGAGCTCAGCGAGAAGGCCGCCGCGCGCCCCGCGGGCAGCGACACGGTCGCCCGCCTCGACGCGGGCGTGCACACGATCGGCAAGAAGATCGTCGAAGAGGCCGCCGAGGTGTGGATGGCCGCCGAGCACGAATCCGACGAGGCGTGCGCGGAGGAGATCAGCCAGCTGCTCTACCACCTGCAGGTGCTCATGCTCGCGAAGGGCATGACGCTCGAAGACGTCTACGCGCATCTGTAG
- the hisI gene encoding phosphoribosyl-AMP cyclohydrolase encodes MSGVDPVPSELASGPDPVPSELVFASDGLLPAIIQDDDSGDVLMLAWMDREAVRRTLTTGRVTFWSRSRQEYWRKGDTSGHRQYVRGVRMDCDGDTLLVRVVQIGAACHTGTRTCFTGREVAALVGDPDADA; translated from the coding sequence GTGAGCGGCGTCGACCCGGTTCCGAGCGAACTCGCGAGCGGCCCCGATCCGGTTCCGAGCGAACTCGTATTCGCGAGCGACGGCCTGCTGCCCGCGATCATCCAGGACGACGATTCCGGGGACGTGCTGATGCTCGCCTGGATGGATCGAGAGGCGGTGCGCCGCACGCTCACCACGGGTCGGGTCACGTTCTGGTCGCGGTCGCGCCAGGAGTACTGGAGGAAGGGCGACACCTCGGGCCACCGCCAGTACGTGCGCGGCGTGCGGATGGACTGCGATGGGGACACGCTCCTCGTGCGGGTCGTGCAGATCGGGGCTGCGTGCCACACCGGCACCCGCACCTGCTTCACCGGCCGCGAGGTCGCGGCGCTCGTCGGGGATCCCGACGCGGACGCCTGA